The window ATCCTGGAACAAAGAAGCAGGTACAGTAGTTCCTTGGTTTGGTGGGGTGGTACAGAAGATTTATTCCTAATTTTTCTAAGATTGCAGCGCCCCTCACTGACCTGCTTAAAGGATCTGCACCATGAAACATCAAATGGacacagtcatgtgaaaatgCCTTTCAATCtctgaaaaagatattttgtaaaaatgttgtaTTGCATTGTCCTGACTTTGCGAAACCTTTTATTTTGCAGGTTGACACCACTGGGGAAGGTTTAGGTGCAGCCTTGGTGCAGGGGGAGGGTGACGAGAAGAGgccaattttgtttattagtAGGAAGCTGTTTGACCGAGAGAAGAAGTACGCTACCTTAGAGAAGGAAGGATTAGCAATAAAATGGGCTGTAGACAGCCTAAAGTATTATCTTCTTTCCAATGAATTTATTGTGGAGAGCGACCACCAAGCGTTGCAGTGGATCCAAAAGATGAGGAATTCTAATGCTCGAGTGGCCCACTGGTATTTGGCACTCCATCCATACAGTTTCCAGGTACGTTATGTTGCGGGGAAAAAGAATCTAGTAGCAGATTATTTATCCCGCACATATGACCTGAAATCTTGAGGGGGAGGGTctgtagactggagagacggatggcattgtcggtcctccactctTGTGTGTGCCTCCCCCGACCTCATAACTAAACGAGTAAAAGAAAGTGTGAcgcgccttaatattagtttaccgcggtttagaaaagggatcccaagtttgtagttgtctgggcagtagttcaggggaaggacgtaaacatggaaagtgcttactttcacttaagttAGAAGGCTGAAGCGTAGTTTGCATCTCAAAGGCCAGCACAGCTATGTGCGCATGCGCCGGCTGCTTGAACTCttaatagtatttttgcagggcaggagacacCACTTCTCGCAGACACGTTCTCGTCATTGTGTGCTTGCAGAGGGATGACGTaggacagtttaattggtcggtgCGAGGGCGCCAAATACAAAAGGGAATCATGGCCTCTAGAGGGGGTTCTTTCTGACTAGAGCGTTTtagagaaaggtacttggtagaatagtgttttgaatttaccaagcattacggcttgtgccttgcttattgtaaatattttttcttgtatattatatatatatatatatatatatatatatatatatatacactagccaacccgcggcgtaatatacgccgcataattatgtattgatgggtgaacacttgctgaacgacacagttgtccaaatggggtgggtttgtggataccactgtgagtgaatgaaaagatggacctctggagaaagcaacatacaattgtccgtaactgaaagcgggatcgtctgtgacgatggaggccacgctggtgaaagttacttcgtcggtagggataagtttcagcacttgttcattaaggtgtagcgagtcttcgttgttgacgcttaatatagcttgcgtactgagttgttccggagtcacagttgagaaacacttttttaatgtcttttaagcacagggaaaaaaactaacatgtgaaacatccgtaatgtaataagccaccaagaaaagtaacattgcaacaatgcacgctacgatccgatcgctgtaaacagaagtgaaaacaaaatcgaggccagtgcattctttaactgccttgtagcgcaatggtagtgctgctgttttgcagtaaggagactgtggaagattttgggttcacttcccggtttctccctgtgtggatagcgctttgaatactgaaaacgccggtatatcaatgtaatgaagtattattattcttatgtgtccagcgctctctctctcgcgcacctgtatgcgtgtgtgtgtcgctcgctcgctgcacgtgttcctgcaggcataccagtaagtgaatgaaaagatggaactctggagagagcaacatacaactgtccgtgactgaaaactggttttggcagatacattcacatctttttgaaagtttggccctgtgccttattaattgtcattgcaaaggtaaatctaacaggaaattgtcttcgctcagatgcacgcgcaggctctctctcagcggcacaggagccttcccagccctcccccccccccctctctcagcagcacgcgagccccctccccctctgtctctcagaagcacgcaagccctctctctctctgtaacattgcagcagttgtataaacactttttttttaaaatgagttttaagcacagggggaaaaaaaccgaggctccctgctcagctgcatgcgcaggctctctctctctctctcagcagcacgcgagcctccccagcccccccccccctctctctcaacagcacgggagccccctccccctctgtctctcagaagcagacgagccctctctctctctgtaacattgcagcagttgtataaacactttttttttaaatgagttttaagcacaggggaaaaaaaggaatatttgaacaaatccaaactttatttaaaagccaaccaagatagtaacattgcaggagttcaccatttttaatcaggcgactgacagtagtggagtcaggcacagagaaggtcagctgctgagaaagcatctcgactgttgcagggcagtgaagcaggtgagacgctaatgaaaaagaggcacagggcttattggtttttaaagactgcttccttcattgtgttttaacctcagttttaaaggattgcgcggctctgtctatcgcgctgcctgtgtgtgtgcctctgtctctctgtggcgctgcctgtgtgtgcgtggctctctctgtcgcgctgcctgtgtgtgcgcggctctctctctcgggctgcctgtgtgtgcctctgtctctctctcgcgctgcctgtgtgtgcctctgtctctctctggcgctacctctgtgtgaaccaaggttccactgaggttgactaatgaaaagtcaacgtggctcagagctgcatgtggactgtggcacagacaaacagaaatgatggcatgttttccaaggcgtcgcgtccgagttggtgggcgtggctctgcgagttgtcgtcgtatccaatggtcttagagttggtgggcgtggctccttcctgcgtgcgccatgggtgtcttacttgtcggcggcttagtgaatccatgccccttctggcgtgctttccatgggtggctatttttcttccggcttagtgaattatatatatagatatatatatatctggattaactttggtggaggtatttattgggttgtggttattggtgcactgtttatttttgtatatacactttttctgtattttgaatatttttgttttggtgaatcctgtatacactgtttgaaggagcagcttcctgacttagagcactgtggaggaagacagcttcattttGGTTCGTGTATATATGGTTTTCATAAGTTTATAtgcagtattctttttcatttgggactttcagtcaacattataaatacataaatataaatatataaatatataaatatatacatagtcactatttttgggttccatttacttactgtttttgtgtgtcctttgcggtactggactgtgtattaatatataaattctgcaggacattatttttgttttctttaagtgcacctgtaaataaaacctcactttatttttcaaaaaacccaaccctttttgtgtccatgtctccctgtcttacaccatcatcctggtcacgctctcACATACTAGatacctagagtgtaggctggtgatcctaattcccactacacgAGGTGTCAcaggaagtacgaaaatttgaaagtctcaaaaaaaggatagttaagatcgcattaccgcaaacaaacagaaattattactcggtgaaataacgaacAGCAAAattagatcaaatatattgttcagttttaaactttaagttgtaaacttgtagatcgtctaattcgtgatgccattaaggaaaaataagtagtgtttcttcccaatgaagaggcatatccgcgagaattaaaagatatgctttttggtgaaagtgaaatcccacgagaaaaaatttcaaactcagcgagacaagagcttatgcaaagagatttggaaaaatcCTGCCCACATAAAAACGcacacagttcaatcatttctcatttgtgtgaatgctattgtcagacacatttcttgtaggtgttgtcacgatgtaattccaaacacggaaacaaaattcaatgcggtattgatgaaaatgtaaaagcgaaaaaagagattgaatatatggacataggtgataagaCAGAAGTATCTTGATATTGTttgaactttaagtcggagacttgtacatcgtctaattcgtgttgctatcaggcaaaagtagtgtttcttcccaatgaagagtcctaaccgcgagaattaaaagtttggtgaaagtgaaatccacatacgcaagcgacAGAGACGCAAAGTtactggtgcatagcgcaggtgGGGGTTTGgaaagcgaagcgagcagggagcgaagccccctagtattatataaataaatgttgttgttatcataAAATGCTGGGATTCTTGCTATTATAAGGGTAAATATAACTAGGAAGTTGAACCTTTAGATACTGAGTTTGCAGTCTTTAGAGTTACAGTATCTGGGTGCTATTAGCCTTAGCCATTAATTCCAGGATACACATCCACTACCTAAGCAAAGCAAACTATTATTAGAAGAATGAGTATGCTGTTCTTACTACAAAATGACCATCTATACATTtccttaaattaattaataatggcAGTCATCTCTAACCTAACACTTTTAGTGTTTTTGCATCTGTTTGtcacaattaatttaaatgtgctTAAGCATGGAAATGCAATTctggcctttttttttgtgtactgTTTTATTGCCAGTTTGTTTATGCCTGAACCTGTGTACAATAAcacaataaactgaattgaattgaaagttCATACTAGATAAAAAGTGGGGAAGACAACTCAGATACGTTTCTATGCACTTGATAATTaaggtgaatttaaaaaaaaaactaaaactttcCCATCTATTGGTCTGATGATTTGTTACTCTATGGATTAAgaggtgtcctgcggtgggttggcaccctgcccgggattggttcctgccttgtgccctgtgttggctgggattggctccagcagacccccgtgaccctgtagttaggaatatagcgggttggaaaatggatagatggatggatggattaagagtCCAGTGACAGATTTGCCAAAAAATACATAATGGCTGGAAAGCATGTATctatatttttacaattaacagcataaaacaaaaattaaacagaaatgtcCTCACTGCTGTATATAAATACCTTCCATGAAgtacatttaatttgaaaaaaaggaaaattgtgAGTCAGAGCTTTGGCATATTTCCAAGTTTTATATAGCATAACTAAAATGTTTATAATCAGAATGACTTGCAATAATGTTAATAGATTAATACATAGTTAGAAcacaattattttctttgtttcttccttCATAGCCATACAAGAATATCACCTTGGAGAAATGACATCAGTGatgatttatttttccttttgaattTTGTCCTATTTCAATATTTAGACTTTTAAATTTGTTTGTATACAAAGTTTACAATAATGTAAAATGACTAAGATGTTGCAGCACAttttacttcttttgtttttccttatgCAGCCAAGCAGAATATCACCTTTGAGGATTAACAACAGTGGGATACTCActcacaaaacaacatatttaagTCCACTGCTCAGCAGTGAAGCACATAACGAAATAAGCAGGACTCACAGTAAAATGAAATGGTTCTCTTGCCTTTTCTGTTTGTGCCTCTCTTTACAGAAGCTCTAGCACCTCTTTGTAACCTGTGGAGAAAGACAGCGCTGCCCATGTTTTCCCAGGATGGTGACATTATTATTGGAGGCATTTTTACATTTCACGACAGCCCAGCGGATCCCAACCTGACATATAAAACCATGCCTGAAGTATCAACATGTAAAGGGTAAGCTGAATTATATTTACTATCCAAGAAACAGAAATGTCTGTGATTACATTGTGATATGAAGAGTACAGGATGCATAAAGATTCCTATGGAAACTCAGTTTAAATATCAAGTGcaataataatggaaaaaaagtttataaaaagcaAATCATTTATAATATCTGCCATTTGTACTGTGtaataaaatgtaactttttttccaTATGAATCAGAATATAGGTGAATCTTACAGTATTTTTTGTgctgaaatttaaatatttattcagaCTTTTTCTGTTATGCAAGAATTTTAAGTGACACAAGATTTAAATTTACAATaaacttatttttactttatatacatGCTAATAGTGTCTCACCTAAAAGGTACAAGTGTACAATTTTCTGCTGTATTTGGTCTCCAGAATATCCATCTTAAGGGTCCAGCAATAGTCAGCAAGTATACTGAGACTGCACTTGCCTTGGAATTGCTTTCCCATTTCAGAAAAGTCCTGATGAAACAGTCTGCCATGCTCATTGCTGACTGCTCTAAGAGTTCCAGGAGAGTAGTCTGTAAAGTTTTAACAttttcacaaacaaaaataaaaacattttaatcctgAATAGATTTTTAAAAACCCATATACCTTAATAAGGGTTTACATACTAAATATACAGCCTCAAAAAAAACATAACTCAAAAAGAAAGAGTGACAGAAACATTATGAGAATATTTCtgaaatcagcatgaaaagtacaTTTAGAACACCCTAAGTCGTTCTGTAACAATATCTTGGTTGACCAGCATTGTTAGTGGCTTACGTAAATAACAACTCAAAATATGGCTTGCATATTCATCTTACAgtgatacatacagtaaatgaataaattcagTGTATCAACGTCTTATGGTATACACTGATATAATAGACAAGCAAGAAGAAATCTAACCTCATGACTTGCCAAAGTACACAATGGTTTATATTCTTCCCTTCTTAAACTACTGAGACCATCAGTGCATTTTCTGAGCATCATTCTGAGAATTGTATTTGTTGCTCAGGCCATTACATAACAAAGATATTAAATATTCTTTTAGGCTCAATTTCAGAGGACTTCAGTTTGCTCAGACCATGATTTTTgcaattaatgaaataaacaagaatacagacatATTGCCTGGTGTTATCTTGGGCTATAAAATCTATGACGCATGCAGAGACATCCATTTGACCCTGAGATCAGCGATGGCATTATTAAGTGGGGAGGACAAAGCCTCATTCCAGGATGGTTTGTGTGCCAAGACATCTATAGTGCCTGCCATTATAGGTCCTTCTACTTCACCAACTGCAATAGCAATTTCCACCACTCTGGGACCTTTTAGTATACCAGTGGTAAGAagacattttcactttgttacaTTTGAATCATGGCAGCTCATGTAATATTGTGGATCTGGTTTGGAAATACGTACAGTGCTTTATTCTGCAATAGACTAGTACTTTGTTTGGTTGCTGCCTGTGCCTGTAGCTGCCAGCAAAATTTCAGGCTCCCCATGGCCTTACAAATAGACTAAATGGCccaataaatagatggatggacagcctTACTGACCCACCACTTAGCCCAGTTTTAGCAGTTTTCCACATCAGTTGTGTTTGGTTTGTTCATTGTTCATTAACTTGATTAAACATAATACTTAATTTTCAGCTAAGAGAAAATTCACAGTGTCTTTTACTTAGGTACTAGTAATACCTCCTACAATATACAGTGTATTGGGTACTTtaaatgagaaatcaagcaaaatgacaccttttattggctaactaaaaagtttacaatatgcaagctttcgagggaactcaggccccttcttcaggcagtttgtaatGTTACAAACTGCCTGAAGGGGGGGCCTGacttgccttgaaagcttgcatattgtaattgttttagttggccaatgaaaggtgtcattttgcttgatttctcattccATCCATagtggctaacactgtacaacacccttcTACTTTGATACTTTAAATAATTGAATACATTTACACAGTGCTAAGAAGGATAGATTCCTcaatatgatatacagtactgtatatgagaaTTTCTATACAAATACAAGCAACAATCCAAATGCGAGTCAGtgcttatttaatgttttattaagaAATCCTTAATTACACATTCACATTATTTTGCTtagtaaaacaaacaatataatcTGGTTacacacttttcttatatttctaCTTTACAGGTCAGTTATTCTGCCACCTGCTCATGTCTCAGCAACAAAAAGCTCTTTCCGTATTTCTTCAGAACGGTCCCAAGTGATGACTATCAAAGTGTTGCCATGGCACAGCTTGCAAAGCATTTTGGATGGACATGGGTAGGAGCAATAAGAAATGATGATGATTATGGAAACTATGGCATGGCCACATTTGTGGATGTTGCACAGAAAGAAGGTATTTGTGTTGAATATTCCGAAGCTATCCACAGAACATACCCGAGAGAAAAAATTCTCCGAGTTGTTGACATTATCAAGCACTCCTCATCAAAAGTCATCATAGCATTTTTGACACTTAATGTATTTGAAATTCTGCTCAAGGAGATATTCTTACAAAATGTCACTGGATATCAGTGGATTGGCACAGAGTCTTGGATTTCTACTAAAAATGCTGCCATGCTtcaatattacaaaataatgaatgGAGCAATTGGATTGTCAGTCAGCACTACAAGCATACCAGGTTTGAAGGAGTTCTTGCTCAGTGTCCAACCTTCTCTTCTCCCTGGAAACTCTGGCCTGAATGAATattggcagtttctgtttaactgtACTCTTTActtaaaaaacactgaaacaaGCAATTCATCTTGCACTGGACAGGAATCATTAGgtgaaataaataatcagtaCACAGATATGTCAAACCTTGGATACACGAATGATGTCTATAAAGCTATGTATGCAGTGGCTTATTCACTACATAAATTGCTAGGATGCAGCCATAATGAAAGTAGATCCACATGTGTTAACAAATCAACTAACGTTCAGTTGCAGGTAGCTACCTGAGCTTTGATATTATTTCATTATTCTATTATTATTCTGAAGTTTCATcaatccattattattattctgaaacAACTACCgtcaactgaaataaaaatatatgctgTATGTTAAAGTAAAACATAGTTTTAGAGCAGTCACTGagttaaaattttaaactgtatACCAATGTCAGCAtgttttttcctcccacattccaaaaacatggCCCTGTGTGGGTGTGTAGAGCTGATAATGAACTCATGCCCTATCCttgcttggttcctgccttgtgcccaggtcTGCCAGGATGCTCTCCACTTAAGCAATTTTTGACAGTGTTACGATTTTTTTACAGTTAGCCCATTACCTGAAAACCATAAGTTTTACCACAAAGAGTGgagaaaacttttattttgatgAAAATGGAGATCCCGCAGCAAGAGGCAAAATATATGACATTGTAAACTGGCAACTAAATAAAGAGGGTGATGTTGATTTTGCGACAGTTGGTACATACTATACTCTTTCAGAAGGATATGAATTTCAAATTAATTATGAAAGTATTAACTTTGCTGGCACAAAAAATaaggt of the Erpetoichthys calabaricus chromosome 2, fErpCal1.3, whole genome shotgun sequence genome contains:
- the LOC114669595 gene encoding extracellular calcium-sensing receptor-like isoform X4 — its product is MVLLPFLFVPLFTEALAPLCNLWRKTALPMFSQDGDIIIGGIFTFHDSPADPNLTYKTMPEVSTCKGLNFRGLQFAQTMIFAINEINKNTDILPGVILGYKIYDACRDIHLTLRSAMALLSGEDKASFQDGLCAKTSIVPAIIGPSTSPTAIAISTTLGPFSIPVVSYSATCSCLSNKKLFPYFFRTVPSDDYQSVAMAQLAKHFGWTWVGAIRNDDDYGNYGMATFVDVAQKEGICVEYSEAIHRTYPREKILRVVDIIKHSSSKVIIAFLTLNVFEILLKEIFLQNVTGYQWIGTESWISTKNAAMLQYYKIMNGAIGLSVSTTSIPGLKEFLLSVQPSLLPGNSGLNEYWQFLFNCTLYLKNTETSNSSCTGQESLGEINNQYTDMSNLGYTNDVYKAMYAVAYSLHKLLGCSHNESRSTCVNKSTNVQLQLAHYLKTISFTTKSGENFYFDENGDPAARGKIYDIVNWQLNKEGDVDFATVGTYYTLSEGYEFQINYESINFAGTKNKVPRSVCSESCLPGTRKAVKKGRPICCYDCIPCAEDQISNTTDSSDCLKCPAEYKPNRQKDVCVLKEIEYLSFQEIMGILLVTLSVLGALLTLLVGLVFYYHRETPIVRANNSELSFLLLFSLTLCFLCSLTFIGQPSDWSCMLRHTAFGIAFVMCISCVLGKTIVVLMAFRSTLPGSNVMKWFGVTQQRLSVCSFTLIQVIICLLWLLSSPPFPNKNMKHYTEIIILECDLGSTAAFYAVLGYIGLLALFCFVLAFLARKLPDNFNEAKFITFSILIFCAVWITFIPAYISSPGKYTVAVEIFAILASSFGLLFCIFFPKCYIILLKPEKNTKKQIMAK
- the LOC114669595 gene encoding extracellular calcium-sensing receptor-like isoform X2, yielding MVLLPFLFVPLFTEALAPLCNLWRKTALPMFSQDGDIIIGGIFTFHDSPADPNLTYKTMPEVSTCKGLNFRGLQFAQTMIFAINEINKNTDILPGVILGYKIYDACRDIHLTLRSAMALLSGEDKASFQDGLCAKTSIVPAIIGPSTSPTAIAISTTLGPFSIPVVSYSATCSCLSNKKLFPYFFRTVPSDDYQSVAMAQLAKHFGWTWVGAIRNDDDYGNYGMATFVDVAQKEGICVEYSEAIHRTYPREKILRVVDIIKHSSSKVIIAFLTLNVFEILLKEIFLQNVTGYQWIGTESWISTKNAAMLQYYKIMNGAIGLSVSTTSIPGLKEFLLSVQPSLLPGNSGLNEYWQFLFNCTLYLKNTETSNSSCTGQESLGEINNQYTDMSNLGYTNDVYKAMYAVAYSLHKLLGCSHNESRSTCVNKSTNVQLQLAHYLKTISFTTKSGENFYFDENGDPAARGKIYDIVNWQLNKEGDVDFATVGTYYTLSEGYEFQINYESINFAGTKNKVPRSVCSESCLPGTRKAVKKGRPICCYDCIPCAEDEINNITDSSDCLKCPVEYKPNKSKTECILKETEYLSFQEIMGILLVTLSVLGALLTLLVGLVFYYHRETPIVRANNSELSFLLLFSLTLCFLCSLTFIGQPSDWSCMLRHTAFGIAFVMCISCVLGKTIVVLMAFRSTLPGSNVMKWFGVTQQRLSVCSFTLIQVIICLLWLLNSPPFPNKNMKHYTEIIILECDLGSTAAFYAVLGYIGLLALFCFVLAFLARKLPDNFNEAKFITFSILIFCAVWITFIPAYISSPGKYTVAVEIFAILASSFGLLFCIFFPKCYIILLKPEKNTKKQIMAK
- the LOC114669595 gene encoding extracellular calcium-sensing receptor-like isoform X3, with product MVLLPFLFVPLFTEALAPLCNLWRKTALPMFSQDGDIIIGGIFTFHDSPADPNLTYKTMPEVSTCKGLNFRGLQFAQTMIFAINEINKNTDILPGVILGYKIYDACRDIHLTLRSAMALLSGEDKASFQDGLCAKTSIVPAIIGPSTSPTAIAISTTLGPFSIPVVSYSATCSCLSNKKLFPYFFRTVPSDDYQSVAMAQLAKHFGWTWVGAIRNDDDYGNYGMATFVDVAQKEGICVEYSEAIHRTYPREKILRVVDIIKHSSSKVIIAFLTLNVFEILLKEIFLQNVTGYQWIGTESWISTKNAAMLQYYKIMNGAIGLSVSTTSIPGLKEFLLSVQPSLLPGNSGLNEYWQFLFNCTLYLKNTETSNSSCTGQESLGEINNQYTDMSNLGYTNDVYKAMYAVAYSLHKLLGCSHNESRSTCVNKSTNVQLQLAHYLKTISFTTKSGENFYFDENGDPAARGKIYDIVNWQLNKEGDVDFATVGTYYTLSEGYEFQINYESINFAGTKNKVPRSVCSESCLHGTRKAVKKGRPICCYDCIPCAEDEISNTTDSSFCIKCPVEYKPNKQKDECILKEIEYLSFQEIMGILLVTLSVLGALLTLLVGLVFYCHRETPIVRANNSELSFLLLFSLTLCFLCSLTFIGQPSDWSCMLRHTAFGIAFVMCISCVLGKTIVVLMAFRSTLPGSNVMKWFGVTQQRLSVCSFTLIQVIICLLWLLTSPPFPSKNMKHYTEIVILECDLGSTAAFSAVLGYIGLLALFCFVLAFLARKLPDNFNEAKFITFSILIFCAIWITFIPAYISSPGKYTVAVEIFAILASSFGLLFCIFFPKCYIILLKPEKNTKKSIMAK
- the LOC114669595 gene encoding extracellular calcium-sensing receptor-like isoform X6, whose translation is MVLLPFLFVPLFTEALAPLCNLWRKTALPMFSQDGDIIIGGIFTFHDSPADPNLTYKTMPEVSTCKGLNFRGLQFAQTMIFAINEINKNTDILPGVILGYKIYDACRDIHLTLRSAMALLSGEDKASFQDGLCAKTSIVPAIIGPSTSPTAIAISTTLGPFSIPVVSYSATCSCLSNKKLFPYFFRTVPSDDYQSVAMAQLAKHFGWTWVGAIRNDDDYGNYGMATFVDVAQKEGICVEYSEAIHRTYPREKILRVVDIIKHSSSKVIIAFLTLNVFEILLKEIFLQNVTGYQWIGTESWISTKNAAMLQYYKIMNGAIGLSVSTTSIPGLKEFLLSVQPSLLPGNSGLNEYWQFLFNCTLYLKNTETSNSSCTGQESLGEINNQYTDMSNLGYTNDVYKAMYAVAYSLHKLLGCSHNESRSTCVNKSTNVQLQVPRSVCSESCLHGTRKAVKKGRPICCYDCIPCAEDEISNTTDSSFCIKCPVEYKPNKQKDECILKEIEYLSFQEIMGILLVTLSVLGALLTLLVGLVFYCHRETPIVRANNSELSFLLLFSLTLCFLCSLTFIGQPSDWSCMLRHTAFGIAFVMCISCVLGKTIVVLMAFRSTLPGSNVMKWFGVTQQRLSVCSFTLIQVIICLLWLLTSPPFPSKNMKHYTEIVILECDLGSTAAFSAVLGYIGLLALFCFVLAFLARKLPDNFNEAKFITFSILIFCAIWITFIPAYISSPGKYTVAVEIFAILASSFGLLFCIFFPKCYIILLKPEKNTKKSIMAK